Proteins from one Faecalibacterium sp. I3-3-33 genomic window:
- a CDS encoding GGGtGRT protein has protein sequence MATFESMDRRMPKIEACLKANGLESLDACNEMLLAKGIDCDKIVRGVQPICFDNAVWAYTLGTAIAVKRGLTDAAECAAAIGEGLEAFTIPGSVAEQRQVGLGHGNLGARLLSEDTTCFAFLAGHESFAAAEGAIGIARTANKVRKTPLRVILNGLGKDAAYIISRINGFTYVQTEYDIPTQTLTVVKEIPFSEGERAAVKCYGANDVMEGVAIMKKEDVQCSITGNSTNPVRFQHLVAGTYKKWAIENGKKYFSVASGGGTGRTLHPDNVAAGPASYGLTDSLGRVHGDAQFAGSSSVPAHVEMMGLIGMGNNPMVGATVACAVAAAQANA, from the coding sequence ATGGCAACTTTTGAATCTATGGATCGCCGTATGCCTAAAATCGAGGCATGCCTGAAGGCTAACGGTCTGGAGTCTCTGGACGCTTGCAACGAGATGCTCCTCGCTAAGGGCATCGACTGCGACAAGATCGTCCGCGGCGTGCAGCCCATCTGCTTTGATAACGCTGTCTGGGCTTACACTCTGGGCACCGCTATCGCTGTGAAGCGCGGCCTGACCGACGCTGCCGAGTGCGCAGCTGCAATCGGTGAGGGTCTGGAAGCTTTCACCATCCCCGGCTCTGTTGCTGAGCAGCGTCAGGTCGGTCTGGGCCACGGCAACCTGGGCGCTCGTCTGCTGAGCGAGGACACCACCTGCTTCGCTTTCCTGGCAGGCCACGAGTCCTTTGCTGCTGCTGAGGGTGCTATCGGCATCGCCCGCACCGCAAACAAGGTCCGTAAGACTCCTCTGCGCGTCATCCTGAACGGTCTGGGCAAGGACGCAGCTTACATCATTTCCCGTATCAACGGCTTCACCTATGTGCAGACCGAGTACGATATCCCCACCCAGACCCTGACTGTGGTCAAGGAGATCCCCTTCTCCGAGGGTGAGCGCGCAGCCGTTAAGTGCTACGGCGCTAACGACGTTATGGAAGGCGTTGCCATCATGAAGAAGGAGGACGTGCAGTGCTCCATCACCGGCAACTCCACCAACCCCGTCCGCTTCCAGCATCTGGTTGCCGGTACCTACAAGAAGTGGGCTATCGAGAACGGCAAGAAGTACTTCTCCGTTGCTTCCGGCGGCGGCACCGGCCGTACCCTGCACCCCGATAACGTGGCTGCAGGCCCCGCAAGCTACGGCCTGACCGACTCTCTGGGCCGCGTGCACGGCGACGCTCAGTTCGCTGGCTCTTCTTCTGTGCCCGCACACGTTGAGATGATGGGTCTGATCGGCATGGGCAACAACCCCATGGTCGGCGCTACCGTTGCCTGCGCTGTTGCTGCAGCTCAGGCCAACGCCTAA
- a CDS encoding iron-sulfur cluster assembly scaffold protein, translating into MTYSQQVQNMCPITKGPKHGPAPIPEEGAWVKAYEIKDISGYTHGVGWCAPQQGTCKLSLNIKNGVIEEALVETIGCSGMTHSAAMAGEILPGKTILEALNTDLVCDAINVAMRELFLQIVYGRSQTAFSEDGLPIGAGLDDLGKGLRSMTGTIFSTKEKGVRYLELTEGYINKLAVDANDEVIGYQFVKLGKMMEDIRHGKTPNEAYEKNVGTYGRFSKEQGAVKYIDPREE; encoded by the coding sequence ATGACCTATTCGCAGCAAGTACAGAATATGTGCCCGATCACCAAAGGTCCTAAGCATGGTCCGGCTCCCATCCCCGAAGAGGGCGCATGGGTCAAGGCCTATGAGATCAAGGACATCAGCGGCTACACCCATGGTGTGGGCTGGTGTGCACCCCAGCAGGGCACCTGCAAGCTGTCCCTGAACATCAAGAACGGCGTCATCGAAGAGGCTCTGGTGGAGACCATCGGCTGCTCCGGCATGACCCACTCTGCTGCTATGGCAGGCGAGATCCTGCCCGGCAAGACCATTCTGGAAGCTCTGAACACCGACCTGGTGTGCGACGCCATCAACGTGGCTATGCGCGAGCTGTTCCTGCAGATCGTCTACGGCCGCAGCCAGACCGCTTTCTCTGAGGACGGTCTGCCCATCGGCGCAGGTCTGGACGATCTGGGCAAGGGTCTGCGCTCCATGACCGGCACCATCTTCTCCACCAAGGAGAAGGGCGTGCGCTACCTGGAGCTGACCGAGGGCTACATCAACAAGCTGGCAGTGGACGCTAACGATGAGGTCATCGGCTATCAGTTCGTTAAGCTGGGCAAGATGATGGAGGATATCCGTCACGGCAAGACCCCCAACGAGGCTTACGAGAAGAACGTGGGTACTTACGGCCGCTTCAGCAAGGAGCAGGGCGCTGTGAAGTACATCGACCCGCGTGAGGAATAA
- a CDS encoding MFS transporter, whose product MKQQFAAKHPWTILAAGAAIQVLTGLPAAWGVFQQPVMEEYGLSEQGAGYAFALLIAAFGVGCVLGGFLQDQKGPRCAALWGTALLCGGFFAAAFLPDRAGWGFFLAFSIPAGLGTAFLYPSIQSCAQKWYAGRKGLATGVIGGAVGLSGAFLTVFVRAALRGFGPVQGIRGAFWALGALTLPVCLAGSAVLSDPPQKKQQPSGKNTLDLSPGQMLRTKQYWLCAGAVCFSTPAVLLFSPIILKLGMERGLDETAALWSIVLGSVGSAAGRMLMPMLSDHIGRRATDLGLFAASLALSAAFWAARGWWVVVCYAGLTFCYSALAAVLPALSTDLFGLPHAGVNYGFLALGQSVGSLVFPFAANLLALENGRHLLAMAGAAAGFAAIWALHPVQKDPR is encoded by the coding sequence ATGAAGCAGCAGTTTGCAGCAAAACACCCATGGACGATTCTGGCTGCGGGGGCAGCCATTCAGGTGCTTACCGGCTTACCGGCGGCGTGGGGCGTATTTCAGCAGCCGGTCATGGAGGAATACGGTCTTTCGGAGCAGGGGGCGGGCTATGCCTTTGCCCTGCTCATTGCCGCCTTTGGGGTGGGGTGTGTGCTGGGCGGCTTTTTACAGGATCAAAAGGGCCCGCGCTGCGCGGCGTTGTGGGGCACAGCCCTGCTCTGCGGCGGCTTTTTTGCAGCGGCCTTTCTGCCGGACAGGGCAGGGTGGGGGTTCTTTCTGGCCTTCAGCATCCCGGCGGGGCTGGGCACGGCCTTTTTGTACCCCTCTATCCAGTCCTGCGCCCAAAAGTGGTATGCGGGGCGCAAGGGACTGGCGACCGGGGTCATCGGCGGGGCAGTAGGACTTTCCGGTGCGTTCCTTACGGTATTCGTCCGGGCGGCGCTGCGGGGCTTTGGCCCGGTGCAGGGGATCCGGGGCGCGTTCTGGGCACTGGGTGCGCTCACTTTGCCGGTGTGTCTTGCGGGCAGCGCGGTGCTCAGCGACCCGCCGCAGAAAAAGCAGCAGCCAAGCGGCAAAAACACCCTCGACCTCTCCCCGGGGCAGATGCTGCGCACAAAGCAGTATTGGCTGTGCGCAGGCGCAGTGTGCTTTTCCACCCCGGCGGTGCTGCTGTTCAGCCCCATCATCTTAAAGCTGGGCATGGAGCGCGGGCTGGACGAGACTGCTGCGCTGTGGAGCATCGTACTGGGCAGCGTGGGCAGCGCTGCAGGCCGGATGCTGATGCCCATGCTCAGCGACCATATCGGCCGCCGCGCCACCGACCTTGGGTTGTTTGCGGCTTCGCTTGCGCTGTCGGCGGCGTTCTGGGCGGCGCGGGGCTGGTGGGTGGTGGTGTGCTACGCCGGGCTTACCTTCTGCTACTCGGCGCTGGCGGCGGTGCTGCCTGCCCTTTCCACCGATCTGTTCGGCCTGCCCCATGCAGGGGTGAACTACGGCTTTCTGGCTTTGGGGCAGAGTGTGGGCAGCCTTGTGTTCCCCTTTGCGGCCAACTTGCTGGCGCTGGAAAACGGGCGGCACCTGCTTGCCATGGCCGGTGCGGCGGCGGGTTTTGCGGCCATCTGGGCGCTGCATCCGGTGCAGAAAGACCCGCGCTGA
- the hisS gene encoding histidine--tRNA ligase: MKTQALKGMRDLLPAEQTLRDYIQGKILETYRSAGFERISTPMLEDMENLDKSDGGDNLNLIFKVLKRGDKLTAALNTGDPKQLSDMGLRYDLTLPLSRYYAANKDKLPSPFKVIQTDRVFRAERPQKGRLREFVQCDIDILGDASPNAEVELIDVTTRALLNIGFTGFTVNINDRRILRGMLESMGFAADTLDSVCITFDKMDKIGAEGVKAELTEKQLPESAIQALADFIAAGDVTLDAVAARCADPAIADDLKYVLATANTLAAGRYQVAYCPSLVRGQGYYTGMVFEVTCPQFSGAVAGGGRYDNMVGKFLGVQVPAVGFSIGFERVCGILLEQGYQIPGAKQKIALLYGKDVDFPAVLSKAAALREQYNVTVLPQGKKLGKQLGQLEAAGFAGAAFMDKDEVKIFAQQ, encoded by the coding sequence ATGAAAACACAGGCTTTGAAGGGTATGCGGGACCTGCTGCCCGCTGAGCAGACCCTGCGCGACTACATTCAGGGCAAGATTCTGGAGACCTACCGCTCTGCCGGCTTCGAGCGCATCTCCACGCCTATGCTGGAGGATATGGAAAATCTGGACAAGTCCGACGGCGGCGACAACCTGAACCTGATCTTCAAGGTGCTCAAGCGCGGCGACAAGCTGACCGCCGCCCTGAACACCGGCGACCCCAAACAGCTGTCCGACATGGGTCTGCGCTACGACCTTACTCTGCCGCTGAGCCGCTACTACGCCGCCAACAAGGATAAGCTGCCCAGCCCCTTCAAGGTCATCCAGACCGACCGGGTGTTCCGCGCCGAGCGCCCGCAGAAGGGCCGTCTGCGCGAGTTCGTGCAGTGCGACATCGACATTCTGGGCGATGCCTCCCCCAACGCCGAGGTGGAGCTGATCGACGTGACCACCCGTGCACTGCTGAACATCGGCTTTACCGGCTTTACCGTTAACATCAACGACCGGCGCATCCTGCGCGGGATGCTGGAGAGCATGGGCTTTGCCGCCGATACGCTGGACTCCGTCTGCATCACCTTTGACAAGATGGACAAGATCGGTGCCGAGGGCGTGAAGGCCGAGCTGACCGAGAAGCAGCTGCCGGAAAGCGCCATCCAAGCACTGGCAGACTTTATCGCCGCCGGGGACGTAACGCTGGACGCTGTGGCTGCCCGCTGCGCCGACCCCGCCATTGCCGATGACCTGAAGTATGTGCTGGCTACCGCCAACACGCTGGCTGCCGGACGCTATCAGGTAGCTTACTGCCCCAGTCTGGTGCGCGGTCAGGGCTACTACACCGGCATGGTGTTCGAGGTGACCTGCCCGCAGTTCAGCGGTGCTGTGGCAGGCGGCGGACGCTACGATAACATGGTGGGCAAGTTCCTTGGCGTGCAGGTGCCCGCCGTGGGCTTCTCCATCGGCTTCGAGCGGGTGTGCGGCATTCTGCTAGAGCAGGGCTACCAGATCCCCGGTGCAAAGCAGAAGATCGCCCTGTTGTACGGCAAGGACGTTGACTTCCCTGCTGTGCTGAGCAAGGCCGCCGCGCTGCGCGAGCAGTACAACGTCACCGTGCTGCCGCAGGGCAAAAAGCTGGGCAAGCAGCTGGGTCAGCTGGAAGCCGCAGGCTTTGCGGGCGCAGCCTTTATGGACAAGGACGAGGTAAAGATCTTCGCCCAGCAGTAA